A genome region from Hymenobacter tibetensis includes the following:
- the radC gene encoding RadC family protein, producing the protein MQPPDHLSEKQPTEEGVPLPYETPASFGIKSWAEEDRPREKLMQKGRAALSDAELMAILLGSGTAKLSAVDVAKLILKAVNNDLNALARLSIKELMRHKGIGEAKAITIVAALELGRRRKEADAPARTTITNSRDIYRVVQPHLQDLPHEEFWVVLLNRANVVMRTVSVSRGGVAGTVADPKLIFKEALEQLASSVILVHNHPSGNRNPSAADIALTRKLKEAGQFLDLPILDHLIYTDTGYFSFSDEGML; encoded by the coding sequence ATGCAACCTCCTGACCATCTGTCCGAAAAGCAGCCTACCGAAGAAGGGGTGCCGCTCCCCTACGAGACACCCGCTTCGTTTGGCATCAAGAGCTGGGCCGAGGAAGACCGGCCCCGCGAAAAACTGATGCAGAAAGGCCGTGCTGCCCTCTCCGACGCCGAACTGATGGCTATCCTGCTCGGCTCCGGCACGGCCAAACTATCGGCCGTGGACGTCGCGAAGTTGATTCTGAAAGCCGTCAACAACGACCTGAACGCATTGGCTCGGCTATCCATCAAGGAACTGATGCGTCATAAGGGCATTGGGGAAGCCAAGGCTATTACCATTGTGGCAGCCTTAGAGCTCGGTCGGCGGCGCAAAGAAGCGGATGCCCCGGCCCGCACCACTATCACGAACTCGCGCGACATCTACCGGGTGGTGCAGCCCCACTTGCAGGATTTGCCGCACGAAGAGTTTTGGGTGGTGCTGCTCAACCGCGCCAACGTGGTCATGCGCACCGTCAGTGTCAGCCGCGGCGGCGTAGCTGGCACCGTTGCCGACCCGAAACTAATTTTCAAAGAGGCGCTGGAGCAGTTGGCTTCGTCGGTGATATTAGTGCACAACCACCCCAGCGGCAACCGCAACCCTAGCGCCGCCGACATTGCCCTTACCCGCAAGCTCAAGGAAGCCGGCCAGTTCCTCGACCTGCCCATCCTCGACCACCTCATCTACACCGATACTGGGTATTTCAGCTTTTCCGATGAAGGAATGCTGTGA
- the pheT gene encoding phenylalanine--tRNA ligase subunit beta, producing MKISLDWLRTLIPTDKPAVEIGKLLTGSGLEVEGIEELESVPGGLRGVVLGTVLTCEKHPDADKLSLTTVDVGDGTPRQIVCGAPNVAAGQRVVVALDGAVLYPSQGEPFKIKKSKIRGAASEGMICAEDEIGLGTSHAGIMVLDTDLPNGAPAAEYFGLGSDSVFEIGLTPNRADAASHYGVARELRALLRQPCHLPDVSQFHAPTEAAQTITVEIEDAEAGPRYAGLLLENVQIGPSPEWLQRRLRSIGLSPINNVVDVTNFVLHELGQPLHAFDASQITGSKIRVKRAAAGEKFVTLDGTERTLKGEDLVIADAHGSPMALAGVFGGKTSGVSHETTRVFLESAYFQPAAVRKTSQTHQLKTDASFRFERGTDPNMVLPALKRAALLLQEVAGATVAGPIVDVYPTHIGHTTVRLRLARVEKLVGQFIAPERIRQILTDLDILIAEEITDQPAATEWILSVPPHKVDVTREADIIEEILRIYGYDHVALRPHNSASFLASFVKPDPEILRQNIARLLSGMGFSEIITNSITNSTYFQKPGEKNEGLVPLLNFNSADLDVMRPTMLHSGLEVVRYNVNRRQRDLKLYEFGKTYHREADGQYQEKNKLVVYLTGNTAAETWQQKSEKATYHQLAGAVQQVLSALGFASPTSQPVQHPYLAGGLTLLAQNQPVAQLGAVSGVVLKQVDVTQPVWYAELDWDWLVKKYKNSLVARELPKFPEVRRDLSLVVDKTITFDQLQQIARRTEKKLLQSVNVFDVYEGENLGAGKKSYSVSFLLQDTTQTLTDQAIDSVMQRLIQQFEQQAGAVIRR from the coding sequence ATGAAAATATCCCTCGACTGGCTCCGCACGCTCATTCCTACCGATAAACCAGCCGTAGAAATCGGCAAGCTGCTGACGGGCTCCGGGCTGGAAGTGGAAGGCATCGAGGAGTTGGAAAGTGTACCGGGCGGGCTGCGCGGCGTGGTGCTCGGCACCGTCCTGACTTGCGAAAAGCACCCCGATGCCGACAAGCTGAGTTTAACCACCGTAGATGTAGGAGACGGTACGCCCCGCCAGATTGTGTGCGGTGCGCCCAACGTAGCGGCCGGGCAGCGCGTGGTCGTGGCCCTGGATGGTGCCGTGCTGTACCCCAGCCAAGGCGAGCCATTCAAAATCAAGAAGTCGAAAATCCGGGGTGCCGCTTCCGAAGGTATGATTTGTGCCGAAGATGAAATCGGGCTGGGTACTTCGCACGCTGGCATCATGGTGCTCGACACCGACCTGCCCAACGGTGCACCCGCCGCTGAATACTTCGGCTTGGGCTCTGACTCGGTGTTTGAAATTGGGTTGACGCCGAACCGTGCCGACGCGGCCTCGCACTACGGGGTGGCCCGCGAGCTGCGCGCCTTGCTGCGCCAACCGTGCCACCTGCCCGACGTCAGCCAGTTTCACGCCCCTACCGAGGCAGCACAGACCATTACGGTTGAAATAGAGGACGCCGAAGCCGGCCCGCGCTATGCGGGTTTGCTGCTGGAAAACGTCCAGATTGGACCGTCGCCGGAGTGGTTGCAGCGTCGTTTGCGTAGCATCGGCCTTTCGCCTATCAACAATGTAGTGGACGTCACCAATTTCGTGCTGCACGAGTTGGGGCAGCCCCTGCATGCCTTTGACGCCAGCCAGATTACTGGCAGCAAAATCCGCGTGAAGCGGGCCGCAGCAGGAGAGAAGTTTGTGACGCTTGATGGTACGGAGCGCACCCTTAAAGGAGAAGACTTGGTTATTGCCGATGCGCATGGCTCGCCCATGGCGCTGGCTGGCGTGTTCGGGGGCAAAACCTCGGGCGTGTCCCATGAAACCACCCGCGTGTTCCTGGAAAGTGCGTATTTCCAGCCAGCTGCGGTACGCAAAACCAGCCAGACGCACCAATTGAAAACGGATGCGTCGTTCCGCTTCGAGCGGGGCACCGACCCCAACATGGTACTGCCAGCGTTGAAACGCGCTGCCTTGCTGCTCCAAGAAGTGGCTGGAGCCACTGTGGCCGGGCCCATCGTGGATGTGTACCCAACGCACATCGGCCACACCACCGTGCGCCTGCGCTTAGCTCGCGTAGAGAAACTGGTGGGTCAGTTCATTGCCCCCGAACGAATCCGCCAGATCCTGACCGACTTGGATATTCTGATTGCCGAGGAAATCACCGATCAACCAGCCGCCACCGAATGGATTCTGTCGGTGCCGCCGCACAAGGTGGACGTGACCCGCGAAGCGGACATCATCGAGGAAATTCTGCGCATCTACGGCTACGACCACGTGGCGCTGCGGCCGCACAACTCGGCTTCGTTCCTGGCTAGCTTCGTGAAGCCTGATCCGGAAATCCTGCGCCAGAACATAGCGCGCCTTCTAAGCGGCATGGGCTTCTCGGAAATCATCACCAACTCCATCACCAACTCAACCTACTTCCAGAAGCCAGGCGAAAAGAACGAGGGGCTGGTGCCACTGCTCAACTTCAACAGTGCCGACCTCGACGTGATGCGCCCCACCATGCTGCACAGCGGCTTGGAAGTGGTGCGCTACAACGTGAACCGCCGCCAGCGCGATTTGAAGCTCTACGAGTTCGGCAAAACCTACCACCGCGAAGCCGATGGTCAGTATCAGGAGAAGAACAAGCTGGTTGTGTACCTGACCGGCAACACCGCTGCCGAAACGTGGCAGCAGAAGTCGGAGAAGGCGACGTACCACCAACTGGCCGGTGCGGTGCAGCAGGTGTTGTCCGCCTTGGGGTTTGCTTCCCCTACTTCGCAGCCGGTGCAACATCCATATTTGGCCGGTGGCCTGACACTGCTTGCCCAAAACCAACCGGTGGCGCAGCTTGGCGCTGTATCGGGAGTGGTGCTAAAGCAGGTGGATGTCACGCAGCCCGTATGGTACGCCGAGCTGGACTGGGACTGGCTGGTTAAGAAATACAAGAACAGCCTCGTAGCCCGTGAGCTGCCCAAATTCCCGGAGGTCCGCCGCGACCTGTCGCTGGTAGTCGACAAGACCATCACCTTCGACCAACTTCAGCAGATTGCGCGCCGTACCGAGAAGAAACTGCTACAGTCGGTGAATGTGTTCGACGTGTACGAAGGCGAGAACCTCGGAGCGGGCAAGAAGTCGTACTCGGTGAGCTTCCTGCTCCAAGACACCACCCAAACGCTCACCGACCAGGCCATCGACTCGGTGATGCAGCGCTTGATTCAGCAGTTTGAACAGCAAGCTGGCGCTGTTATCCGGCGTTAA
- a CDS encoding metallophosphoesterase, whose protein sequence is MLRSFTGILFLLLFLMAEWYGFQAIRTALHGAAPVARKTAGYLYWLITALVWGLGMWSIATRGQGHAPYKAYMTSILLSLLLFKLVIVLFLFPEDLVRGVRWVVGRVSGTPTATNTGPAIPRSEFLSKLALVVAAVPFASLIWGVVKGGTDYQVKRVTLRFPNLPASFDGFKLLQISDLHTGSFASTEPLQRAVALINQQNADLVVMTGDLVNNIATEVEDHIPALAQIQSKLPKLSILGNHDYADYVDWTEQGGIEAKRANLERLKRNHAQIGWRLLLDETHHVERNGEKIAILGIQNWGAAMRFPKYGNLAKAHAAADADAPFKILLSHDPSHWDAQVRPEFPDIDLMLAGHTHGMQFGINLPFLKWSPVQYVYKQWAGLYQQGKQYLYVNTGLGFLGYPGRVGFLPEITVFELRRA, encoded by the coding sequence ATGCTTCGCTCCTTCACTGGCATTCTGTTTTTGCTCTTGTTTTTAATGGCCGAATGGTATGGCTTCCAAGCCATTCGAACGGCGCTCCACGGCGCGGCGCCGGTAGCCCGCAAAACGGCTGGCTATCTGTATTGGCTTATTACTGCCCTGGTGTGGGGCTTGGGCATGTGGTCTATTGCCACCCGTGGACAAGGCCACGCCCCTTACAAAGCGTATATGACCAGCATACTGCTGTCGTTGCTGCTGTTTAAGCTGGTGATTGTGCTGTTTCTTTTCCCCGAAGACCTGGTGCGCGGCGTGCGCTGGGTGGTGGGCCGTGTTTCCGGCACGCCTACGGCCACCAACACGGGGCCTGCTATTCCACGTAGCGAGTTCTTAAGCAAGCTGGCGCTGGTGGTAGCCGCCGTACCGTTTGCCTCCCTGATTTGGGGCGTGGTGAAAGGTGGGACCGACTACCAGGTGAAGCGCGTGACGTTGCGTTTCCCCAACCTGCCCGCTTCGTTCGACGGCTTCAAGCTGCTACAGATTTCCGACCTGCATACCGGCAGCTTTGCGTCCACGGAACCTCTGCAGCGCGCCGTAGCACTTATCAACCAGCAAAACGCCGACCTCGTGGTAATGACCGGCGACTTGGTGAATAATATTGCCACTGAAGTGGAAGACCACATTCCAGCCTTGGCTCAAATCCAAAGCAAGCTGCCCAAGCTTTCCATCCTCGGCAACCACGACTATGCCGACTATGTGGATTGGACGGAGCAAGGTGGCATAGAGGCCAAGCGGGCCAACTTGGAACGCCTCAAGCGCAACCACGCCCAAATCGGTTGGCGGCTATTGCTCGACGAAACGCATCACGTGGAGCGCAATGGCGAGAAGATTGCCATCCTCGGCATTCAGAACTGGGGAGCTGCTATGCGTTTTCCCAAATACGGCAACTTGGCCAAAGCCCACGCTGCTGCCGATGCCGATGCGCCGTTCAAAATTTTGCTTTCTCATGATCCTTCGCACTGGGATGCGCAGGTACGGCCCGAATTCCCGGACATCGACCTCATGCTGGCTGGCCACACCCACGGCATGCAGTTCGGCATCAATCTGCCCTTCCTGAAGTGGAGCCCCGTGCAGTACGTGTATAAGCAGTGGGCTGGCCTGTATCAGCAAGGCAAGCAGTATTTGTACGTAAACACCGGCCTAGGCTTCCTCGGCTACCCCGGTCGGGTGGGCTTCCTACCCGAAATAACTGTGTTCGAGTTACGGCGTGCCTAG
- a CDS encoding response regulator transcription factor, with translation MKLLIVEDEPELAAGLRAYLSGQHYVCELAATFDEAQEKMLLYDYDCILLDLTLPGGDGLALLRELKQQRPEAGVIITSARNALDDRITGLHLGADDYLPKPFHLPELSARVAAIVRRRRYNGTNLVRVGDLTVDVAARAATLAGQPLNLTRTELDLLLLLLANQGRVISKGAIAEHLSGNDAEQFDTYETVYAHVKNLKRKLTEGGAPNYIRMVYGLGYRFSADSQ, from the coding sequence ATGAAACTATTGATTGTTGAAGATGAGCCTGAACTGGCAGCCGGCTTGCGCGCGTACTTGAGCGGGCAACACTACGTGTGTGAGCTAGCCGCCACGTTCGATGAGGCCCAGGAAAAAATGCTGCTCTACGACTACGACTGCATTCTGCTGGACCTCACCCTGCCTGGCGGCGACGGCCTGGCGCTGCTGCGGGAGCTAAAGCAGCAACGGCCTGAAGCAGGCGTGATTATCACTTCAGCCCGCAACGCCCTCGACGACCGGATTACGGGCCTGCACCTAGGCGCCGACGACTACTTGCCCAAGCCGTTTCACTTGCCTGAGCTAAGCGCCCGGGTGGCCGCTATTGTGCGCCGCCGCCGCTACAATGGCACCAACCTGGTGCGGGTGGGGGATTTGACCGTGGACGTAGCCGCGCGCGCAGCTACCCTGGCCGGGCAGCCCCTCAACCTTACCCGCACCGAGCTGGACTTGCTGCTGCTGCTACTGGCCAACCAGGGCCGCGTAATCAGCAAGGGCGCCATTGCCGAGCATTTGTCGGGGAATGATGCCGAGCAGTTCGATACCTACGAAACGGTGTACGCCCACGTGAAAAACCTGAAACGCAAGCTCACCGAAGGCGGCGCGCCCAACTACATCCGGATGGTGTACGGCCTGGGCTACCGGTTCTCCGCTGATTCGCAGTAG
- a CDS encoding CitMHS family transporter: MYSKSASSIAYPFGVLVRLVFCSTLTIPQRMLSLLGFLMISTFMYLIMSKRMFAMTALILIPIVFALIGGFRAEIGEMMLDGVKKIAPTGVMLIFAIMYFGIMTDAGLFDPIVAKILKVVGGDPLKVVLGTAVLALAVSLDGDGTTTYIIVVAAMLPLYRRLQMNPLVLTATAFLSSAVMNILPWGGPTARVLSALHLDSSQVFTPLIPAMVVAAGWVLFVAYVFGKRERKRLGITIITEDAGALVAEANHEELSLRRPKLLWLNALLTLALLTGLFMDVVPLPVLFMTAFALGMLINYPRLGEQRGRLNAHAGNAVIVAGMVFAAGIFTGILAGTKMVDAMSQTIVTMIPNSLGPHLPILTGITSAPFTFFMSNDAYYFGILPLVTKAATQFGVTVVDMGRASLLGQSVHLLSPLVPSTYLLAGLAEVDFGDHQRFTLKWACGTVVVMLITCLVLGVVPF; encoded by the coding sequence ATGTATTCTAAATCGGCTAGTAGTATCGCCTATCCTTTCGGCGTACTGGTCCGGCTGGTGTTCTGCTCCACCCTCACAATTCCCCAGCGTATGCTTTCACTACTCGGCTTTTTAATGATCAGTACGTTTATGTATCTGATCATGTCCAAGCGCATGTTTGCCATGACGGCGCTGATTCTGATTCCTATTGTGTTCGCGCTGATCGGAGGGTTCCGGGCCGAAATCGGGGAGATGATGCTGGACGGCGTCAAGAAAATAGCGCCCACTGGCGTGATGCTGATTTTCGCCATCATGTACTTCGGCATCATGACCGACGCGGGCCTCTTCGACCCCATCGTGGCCAAGATTTTAAAGGTAGTGGGTGGCGACCCGCTCAAAGTGGTGCTGGGCACTGCGGTGCTGGCTCTAGCCGTGTCGCTCGACGGCGACGGCACCACCACCTACATCATAGTAGTAGCAGCCATGCTGCCCCTGTACCGACGCCTCCAGATGAACCCGCTGGTGCTGACGGCTACGGCGTTTCTGTCGAGCGCGGTCATGAACATTCTGCCCTGGGGCGGCCCTACCGCCCGCGTACTATCGGCGCTGCACCTGGATAGCTCGCAGGTGTTCACGCCCCTGATTCCGGCCATGGTGGTAGCCGCCGGCTGGGTGCTGTTCGTGGCGTACGTGTTTGGCAAACGGGAGCGGAAGCGCCTAGGTATCACCATCATCACCGAAGATGCCGGCGCTTTAGTAGCGGAAGCCAACCACGAAGAACTGAGCTTGCGCCGGCCTAAGTTGCTGTGGTTGAACGCGCTGCTTACGCTGGCCCTGCTCACCGGCTTGTTCATGGATGTAGTGCCGCTGCCCGTGCTGTTCATGACGGCCTTTGCGTTGGGCATGCTCATCAACTACCCCCGCCTGGGCGAACAGCGCGGCCGCCTGAATGCTCACGCCGGCAACGCCGTCATTGTGGCCGGAATGGTGTTTGCCGCCGGCATCTTCACCGGTATTCTGGCGGGCACCAAGATGGTGGATGCCATGTCGCAAACCATCGTGACGATGATTCCCAACTCATTGGGCCCGCACCTGCCCATCCTGACGGGTATTACCAGTGCGCCCTTCACCTTCTTCATGAGCAACGATGCCTACTACTTCGGCATTTTGCCCCTGGTCACGAAGGCGGCCACGCAGTTCGGGGTAACGGTAGTGGACATGGGCCGGGCGTCGTTGCTGGGGCAGTCGGTGCATTTGCTGAGCCCGTTGGTGCCCTCCACCTACCTGTTGGCCGGCTTGGCGGAAGTGGATTTCGGTGACCATCAGCGCTTCACCCTGAAGTGGGCTTGCGGCACGGTGGTCGTGATGCTGATTACCTGCTTGGTGCTGGGCGTGGT
- a CDS encoding DUF1684 domain-containing protein, translating into MSTSKKLQQATISFSTTINQQMRLNPKLLIGFGLLIVFGYFLSDLVLNDNQYAARLRKARQEKSDSFRRVQGSPLSQEQRNVFDSLRYYAPNKDYRLEAQVEHFNQRDTVEMPLTGGKSEKYLRWGRASFILDKQEHKLTLFLKADGKDSTLFIPFTDKTNGFATYGGGRYLDAGKPNAADTEIMLDFNEAYNPFCAYNDGFACPVPPQDNRLAVEIKAGEQAFHDHADHAEGEH; encoded by the coding sequence TTGTCCACTTCCAAAAAGCTGCAACAGGCCACAATCAGCTTCTCAACAACCATCAACCAACAGATGCGCCTCAATCCTAAATTGCTTATTGGCTTCGGCTTACTGATCGTATTCGGGTATTTCCTGAGCGACCTAGTCTTAAACGACAATCAATACGCGGCTCGTTTGCGCAAAGCGCGGCAAGAAAAGTCCGACAGCTTCCGCCGCGTGCAAGGCTCACCGTTGAGCCAGGAGCAGCGCAACGTATTTGACAGCCTGCGCTACTACGCGCCCAACAAAGACTACCGGCTCGAGGCGCAGGTAGAGCACTTCAACCAGCGCGACACCGTAGAAATGCCGCTCACCGGCGGCAAGTCCGAGAAATACTTGCGCTGGGGCCGTGCCTCCTTTATTCTCGACAAGCAGGAACACAAGCTCACGCTCTTCCTGAAAGCGGATGGCAAGGATTCCACGCTCTTCATTCCCTTCACCGACAAAACCAACGGCTTTGCTACGTATGGCGGTGGTCGCTACCTGGATGCCGGCAAACCCAACGCCGCCGACACGGAAATCATGCTTGACTTCAATGAGGCCTACAACCCATTTTGTGCCTACAACGACGGTTTTGCGTGCCCCGTGCCTCCCCAAGACAACCGTTTGGCCGTGGAAATCAAGGCAGGCGAGCAAGCCTTCCACGACCACGCCGACCACGCAGAGGGTGAACACTAA
- a CDS encoding carboxypeptidase-like regulatory domain-containing protein, with protein sequence MNLLNSISSVFPAGRPEQRGWWLLGWLLFSLLPLSATAQVRVSGTVLEAGTGRAIPGTAVLVQRSGRGIAADSEGEFRIDVQNTDTLVFRAIGFKTRRYPMGGTGLSQLVIQVSLMRDSVMLGEVRVTEGRPDRAAINKALRNIKRPSTAPTSAVKRPPAPKPLFKVDSTAPAAPTPSLASPISLIYDQFSKAGQERRKMEEIRAAEAAEAARKNRQKYNKNFKDNRGYEP encoded by the coding sequence ATGAACTTACTGAACTCTATTTCAAGCGTATTTCCTGCTGGCAGGCCAGAGCAGCGGGGCTGGTGGCTGCTTGGGTGGCTGTTATTTTCACTGCTGCCACTAAGCGCCACGGCTCAGGTTCGGGTTTCGGGCACCGTATTAGAGGCGGGCACCGGGCGCGCAATACCCGGAACGGCGGTGCTGGTGCAGCGCAGTGGCCGGGGCATAGCCGCCGACAGCGAAGGCGAATTTCGGATTGACGTGCAAAACACTGATACGTTGGTGTTTCGGGCTATTGGTTTCAAAACCCGCCGCTATCCTATGGGCGGCACTGGCCTCTCCCAGCTGGTTATTCAGGTGTCGTTGATGCGCGACAGTGTAATGCTGGGCGAAGTACGCGTGACGGAAGGTCGCCCGGACCGGGCCGCCATCAACAAGGCGTTGCGCAACATCAAGCGCCCTAGCACGGCCCCCACCAGCGCCGTAAAGCGCCCACCAGCTCCCAAGCCCCTGTTCAAGGTGGATTCTACGGCGCCGGCCGCGCCCACCCCTTCCCTGGCCAGCCCAATCAGCTTGATTTACGACCAGTTTTCCAAAGCCGGCCAGGAACGGCGTAAAATGGAAGAAATCAGGGCCGCCGAAGCAGCGGAAGCCGCGCGCAAAAACCGCCAGAAGTACAACAAGAACTTCAAAGACAACCGGGGATACGAACCATAG
- the uvsE gene encoding UV DNA damage repair endonuclease UvsE gives MNNSLDCTSASTFRLASYSDERVEQTVASNLACLKRILEYNLEHGLMFFRIGSDIVPFGSHAVNTFPWQTRFAPEFKAIGDYIKEHKMRVSMHPDQFVVLNSPNPDIVQRSVAELVYQGSMLDLMGLDSTAKLQIHLGGLYGDRDTAIARFIATWHTLPPEVQIRVVVENDDRLFSLRDCLELNAATGIPILFDNFHHECLNNGEPMAEALRLAAATWQPERDGIMMMDYSSQSHGERRGKHVASIEEDLFRDFLKELGDLDVDIMLEIKDKEASAHQACGIMRELTLLPPAPAGYEPPVFTPKQILEGDTAPKTRKPRAKKDKSATAQAEQLNPEAHN, from the coding sequence ATGAATAATTCGTTGGACTGCACCTCGGCGTCCACGTTCCGGTTGGCTTCCTACTCCGACGAGCGGGTGGAACAAACCGTGGCTTCCAATCTGGCGTGCCTGAAACGCATTCTGGAATATAATCTAGAGCACGGGCTGATGTTCTTCCGAATCGGCTCCGACATTGTGCCCTTTGGCTCCCATGCCGTTAACACCTTCCCGTGGCAGACCCGGTTTGCCCCGGAGTTTAAGGCCATCGGCGACTATATCAAAGAACATAAGATGCGTGTCTCGATGCACCCCGACCAGTTCGTGGTGCTCAACTCGCCGAACCCCGATATTGTGCAGCGCAGCGTTGCAGAACTGGTCTACCAGGGTTCCATGCTGGATTTGATGGGGCTTGATAGTACGGCCAAGCTTCAAATTCACTTGGGTGGTCTCTACGGAGACCGAGACACAGCTATTGCGCGCTTTATTGCCACGTGGCACACCCTCCCGCCGGAGGTGCAGATACGGGTGGTGGTTGAAAACGACGACCGGCTATTCAGCTTGCGCGACTGCCTGGAGCTGAACGCCGCCACCGGCATTCCTATCCTATTCGACAATTTCCACCATGAGTGCCTCAACAACGGGGAGCCTATGGCCGAAGCGTTGCGCCTGGCCGCGGCCACCTGGCAGCCCGAGCGCGACGGTATTATGATGATGGACTACAGTTCTCAGTCGCATGGGGAACGGCGGGGCAAGCACGTGGCCAGTATCGAGGAAGATCTGTTCCGGGATTTCCTGAAAGAACTTGGCGATTTGGACGTCGACATCATGCTTGAAATCAAAGACAAGGAGGCTAGCGCCCACCAGGCCTGCGGTATCATGCGCGAGTTGACGCTTTTGCCACCTGCTCCGGCGGGCTATGAGCCTCCGGTATTCACCCCCAAGCAAATTTTGGAAGGCGACACCGCTCCAAAAACCCGGAAACCGCGCGCTAAAAAAGACAAATCAGCCACTGCCCAGGCCGAGCAGTTGAACCCCGAGGCGCACAACTAA
- a CDS encoding sensor histidine kinase has translation MKLLTRTTLIFLFYASVVAGAGTFVYYSLINKLYYAYVDRTLSRRKLRVEKAMRLYLHSPADLAYWHQLDHNVEFVPLRHLPPRRADRLSVRPMYNELTGKSQPYRQLASAVTFQGRPYELQIRLSLFDTQQLLLRIVLAGGVLFGLLVLGLFGLQFALNRRLWQPFYALLDQLHKYKLNRSQPVTLPETRIREFQELQDAVQLLLRQNQRVYRRQKEFTENAAHEIQTPLAILHTQLDLLVQAPGLTEEQATHIEGIMSVTHRLTHLTKSLLLLAQLDSKLFFATEIVDVAAVVRTQVAHLREQIAVRNLTVETDIADSVPLCVHRGLLEVLVSNLLVNAIRHNLPGGRLRILVTTEVLVVENTGRPESLQEAGLFNRFQKSTDSPAESVGLGLALVLQICTNCGLPLRYSYQEPGIHRQQVLLQ, from the coding sequence ATGAAGCTCCTTACCCGCACCACGCTGATTTTTCTGTTCTACGCCAGCGTGGTGGCCGGTGCTGGCACCTTCGTGTACTACTCCCTGATCAACAAGCTCTATTATGCCTACGTAGACCGCACCCTGAGCCGGCGTAAGCTGCGGGTGGAAAAAGCCATGCGCCTGTATCTGCATAGTCCCGCTGACTTAGCGTACTGGCACCAGCTCGACCACAACGTGGAGTTTGTGCCGCTACGCCATCTGCCGCCGCGCCGCGCTGACCGCCTTAGCGTGCGCCCCATGTACAACGAGCTGACCGGCAAAAGCCAGCCGTACCGCCAGCTGGCGTCCGCCGTTACGTTTCAGGGCCGTCCCTACGAGCTGCAAATCCGCCTGTCGTTGTTTGATACGCAGCAGCTGTTGCTGCGCATTGTGCTGGCGGGTGGGGTGTTGTTTGGGCTGCTGGTGCTGGGCTTGTTTGGCTTGCAATTCGCTCTCAACCGACGGCTGTGGCAGCCTTTCTACGCTCTCCTCGACCAATTGCACAAGTACAAGCTGAACCGCAGCCAACCTGTTACGTTACCTGAAACCCGCATCCGCGAGTTTCAGGAGCTACAGGATGCGGTGCAGTTGCTGCTGCGCCAAAACCAGCGGGTGTACCGGCGGCAAAAGGAGTTCACGGAAAACGCCGCCCACGAAATCCAGACGCCGCTGGCTATCCTGCACACCCAGCTCGATTTACTGGTGCAGGCACCCGGCCTTACCGAAGAGCAAGCAACCCACATTGAGGGCATTATGAGCGTGACGCACCGTCTCACGCATCTTACCAAAAGCTTGCTGCTGCTGGCGCAACTGGATAGCAAGTTGTTTTTCGCCACCGAAATCGTGGATGTGGCCGCTGTAGTACGCACGCAGGTAGCACACTTACGTGAGCAAATTGCCGTACGCAACCTGACAGTGGAAACCGATATTGCCGACAGCGTGCCGCTGTGCGTGCACCGGGGGCTGCTGGAAGTACTGGTCAGCAACCTGCTGGTAAACGCCATCCGGCACAACTTACCCGGCGGCCGACTGCGGATACTGGTTACCACTGAAGTGTTGGTGGTTGAAAACACGGGCCGCCCTGAATCTTTGCAGGAAGCGGGCCTGTTCAACCGGTTCCAGAAATCCACCGACAGTCCTGCGGAAAGCGTGGGGTTGGGGCTGGCACTAGTGCTGCAAATCTGCACTAATTGCGGCCTGCCGTTGCGCTACTCCTACCAGGAGCCCGGTATTCATCGGCAGCAAGTGTTGCTGCAATAA
- a CDS encoding cell division protein ZapA, producing MSELSIKIRIAERDYPMRVEPQDEERLRMAGRLLGERIKEFREQYGIQDKQDLLAMIALSTMADRLKVSKEKDGTDTVLTERLARLDELLSGVVLV from the coding sequence ATGAGCGAACTATCCATCAAAATCCGCATTGCCGAACGGGACTACCCGATGCGTGTCGAACCTCAGGACGAGGAACGGTTGCGTATGGCCGGCCGCCTGCTAGGCGAGCGGATCAAGGAGTTTCGCGAGCAATACGGCATTCAGGACAAGCAAGACCTGCTCGCCATGATTGCGCTGTCCACGATGGCTGACCGGTTGAAAGTCAGCAAGGAAAAAGATGGTACCGATACAGTACTGACCGAGCGCCTGGCGCGCTTGGACGAGTTGTTATCGGGAGTGGTGCTCGTCTGA